TGAGTTTTTGCAAATCCGCGGGCATCTTTTCCACAGCGTCAGTTTGGTTGCTCGCGATTTTGGCCAAAATGCCTGCCATATCATCCACGGCATTTTGGATGGCCACATTTGTTTTGGGACTAAATGCCGCCGAAGAGCCACCGCCATCACCACGACGGCCGACACCTTCCCCCGCACTGGGGGCCTGGGGTCGTTCTACGGGGCGGATTCCCACATTCATTGAGGCTTCCATTGGCATTTCCCATCACAACCTTCTCTAAAATAAAGTCCTAAAACGGAACGTTCATCTCAATATCCACCATGGAGCGAATCGGTTCAAAAGACTGACGATGTATGGGGCAAGGTCCATACTGCCGCAGGGCGGCGATATGCTCTGCCGTACCATACCCCTTATGGTGAGCAAATCCATACTGCGGATATTCCTTGTCGTATTTATCCATCAGCCGGTCACGGTTGACCTTGGCGATAATCGAGGCCGCCGCAATGGAAGCGGACTTGGCATCCCCCTTGATGATGGACAGGGAGGGCACATTGAGGTTCTCCAACTTCACAGCATCGATGAGCACGGCATTTGCTTCCTGCTCCAACCCAAAGATAGACTCGTACATGCCATTGATGGTGGCCTGATAGATGTTCACCCGGTCAATGGTCTTGGCATCCACAAAGGCCGCCTTCACCGCAATGGCCTTGGCCATGATTTCATCGTAAAGCTCTTCGCGGACCTTGGCGGAAATCTTCTTGGAATCGTTGATTTTCGGCAGGTACAAATCATGGGGCAGAATCACTGCCGCCACGGACACCGGCCCGGCCAGCGGTCCACGTCCTGCTTCGTCCACACCGGCCACAAACTCGCAGCCCTTGGCCCAGAACTCCCGCTCAAAGCTATAGAGTTCTGCCACCCGCTTTCTGTCTGCCTGCTCGCGCTGATAACGGCGCAGAAGCGTGCCCACAGCCTTTCTTGTATCATTCGCGCAGGCGGACAGAAATTCCTCCGTCACCTGTCCCTGCGCGAAAAACTCCTCTACTTGTTTTATCGTATATTTGCTTAAATCATTCACTACTTTTTTCACCATCTTCTGCGGAATCATCTGCAGGCACTTCATCCAGCGTCACAAGCCCGAGTTTGCCTGCCCGGAATTCATTCAGTACGATGTTCTGGGCCTTTTCCAAATCCACCAGCCCGCCTTTGACAAGGCAGCCACGCTTGCGGCCGATAAGCTCGAGAATTTCCAGACCGTCTTCCGGCACATCCCCCGTGAGCTTAAAGCGTTCAGCCAAACGCTCCGGATAATCGCGGCGCATGATGCCCAACAGCAGTGCCGTGACCTTTTCGCGGTCATAGATATCATCGTTGATGGCGCCCGTAAAGGCGAGCTTTAATCCAACCGTCTGGTCTTCAAACTTCGGCCAGAGAATCCCCGGCGTATCCAAAAGATCAAGATTCGTACCAATCTTAATCCACTGCTTGGCGCGGGTCACACCGGGCTTATCGGCAGCCTTGGCCTTTACGGCACCGGCCAGACGATTGATAAGCGAAGATTTGCCGACATTTGGGATGCCCAGAATCATGCAGCGGGCAGCCCGCGGCTTTGCTCCCTTGCTGACAAATTTTTCCGTCTTGGGACGGGCCAAATCTTCAGCCACCTTCACGAGCTGCTTCATGCCCTTGCCCTTCATCGAGTCAATGGCGACTGCCGGTACATTCTGGCTCTTGAAATAATCCAGCCACTTTTTCGTACTGGCACTGTCAGCTAAGTCCGCCTTGTTCAGCGCAATCATGCGAGGCTTGCCCTTGATGATTTCCGCCAGCATGGGATTGGCACTGCTCAGAGGAATCCGCGCATCCAAGAGCTCGATGACCACATCCACCAGTTTCAAATTTTCCTCAATCAGCCGCTGGGCTTTCTTCATATGCCCCGGGAACCATTGCAAATTGGGAATATCCTGTTTTTCCATTAATATAATTCTCCTGTCTTACATAAATATCTGTGCTTACCATTGTATCATATTTCCCCGCTGAAAAAAATTCAGCAAAAAAATTAAAAAAGCTGTTGACAAGGATAGCATTATCCCGTATACTGATATTCGTTGATGACACACGAGGTCACAACAACCCATGGGGGCATAGCTCAGCTGGGAGAGCGCTTGCATGGCATGCAAGAGGTCAGGAGTTCGATCCTCCTTGTCTCCACCATAAGAGAATGTTACGGTCGCTGTTCGCGGCCGTTTTATTTTTGTCCGTCCGTGTCAGAAAATTATTGACTTTGTGTTTATTCTGTGTTATTATTACTTCAAGCTAAAGGTTGAACCAACCGGAAAAGGTAATAGCTAGCCGTAGGGGAAGTTCAAACCTGATGTTGTTACATGGCTCGTGAAGGAGGGGAGTCCAATGGGCCCGTAAGATTGGTACCCATAAACAAGATGAAAATAGAATATTTGAACATAAACTAGCAGCTTGACCGAAAAAGGCAAGCTGCTAGTTCTTTGTATAAGTGTAAAGTTGTAACATAAATTTTAATTTCTGATTGACACAAGCCCTATCCATATATTAATATATTACACAATATACACGGCGGCTGACGCCTGTAAAGCTATATCGTAGATTATCAGTATCAAGAAAGAAGGGGTTACGTTGGCATTCTATTTTGAAGAACCATCACACACTTTTGGCGAGTATCTTCTCGTTCCCGGCTATTCCTCGGACAAATGCATCCCAGCAAATGTCTCCTTGAAGACGCCGCTGGTCAAGTTCCGCAAGGGCGAGGAGCCGAAGATTTCCATGAACATCCCCATGACCTCTGCCATCATGCAGGCGGTTTCCGATGACAACATGGCGATTGCACTGGCCAAAGAGGGCGGTGTGTCCTTCATTTACGGCTCCCAGAGCATCGAAGACGAAGCTGCTATGGTTTCCCGGGTAAAGCATTACAAATCCGGTTTTGTCAGCAGTGACTCCAACATCAAGCCCTCCACCACTCTGGGCGAAATCTTAGACCTCTTGCAGGATACGGGCCACTCCACCATGGCAGTAACGGAAGACGGCACGGCTAACGGCAAGCTGCTGGGTATTGTGACCAGCCGTGACTATCGCGTTTCCCGCATGTCCATGGACACCCCGGCCAGCGAATTTATGACGGCATTCGAAAATCTCGTTTATGCCAAGGCCGAAGAAGTAACCACCATTGGTCAGGCCAACGATATCATCTGGGAAAACAAGCTCAACATGCTCCCGATTATCGACAAGAACCAGCGCCTGCGCTACATGGTTTTCCGTAAAGACTACAATGCCAACAAAGACAATGAGCTCGAACTCATTGATGACAACAAGCGCTATATCGTCGGCGCCGGTATCAACACCCGCGACTATGCAGAACGTGTTCCTGCCCTCATCAAGGCTGGTGCTGATGTTCTCTGCATCGACTCTTCGGAAGGTTTCTCCGAATGGCAGCGCATCACCCTCAAATACATCCACGAAAACTTCGGCGAAGATGTCAAAGTCGGCGCCGGCAACGTGGTTGACGCCGAAGGCTTCCGCTTCCTGGCTGAAGCTGGCGCTGACTTCATCAAGGTCGGCATCGGCGGCGGCTCCATCTGCATCACCCGCGAAACCAAGGGCATCGGCCGCGGTCAGGCTACGGCTCTTATCGATGTCTGCCGTGAACGCGATAAGTATTATGAAGAAACGGGCATCTACATCCCGGTTTGCTCCGACGGCGGTATCGTTCACGATTACCACATGACGCTGGCTTTGGCTATGGGCGCAGACTTCCTGATGCTTGGCCGCTACTTCTCCCGCTTTGACGAAAGCCCGACGGACAAGGTTAAAGTCAACGGCACCTACTACAAGGAATACTGGGGCGAAGGTTCCAACCGTGCCCGCAACTGGCAGCGCTACGACTTGGGCGGCTCCAAGAAGCTTTCCTTCGAAGAAGGCGTGGACTCCTATGTTCCGTACGCCGGCCCCCTCAAGGACAATGTGGGCACGACGCTTGCCAAAATCCGCAGCACCATGTGCAACTGCGGTTCCCTGTCCCTCCCCGAATTCCGCGACAAGGCAAAACTCACGCTGGTTTCCGCAACCAGTATCGTGGAAGGCGGTTCCCATGACGTAATCCTGCGCGACCGTCTGGGCAGAGATTAATAAACATATCGGACAATAAAAATCCGCTGAAGCAGCTGCTTCAGCGGATTTTTTGTTATCCTCTTATTCCTTGGCAAAGAGTGCCTTGGCAAAGTCCTCTGCTACAAAGGGACGCAAATCCTCAATGCCCTCACCTACGCCAATCCACTTAACCGGCATGGAAAGCTGGCTCTTGATGCCAATAACCACACCGCCCTTGGCCGTGCCATCCAATTTCGTCAGCACTACGCCGGAAATCGGGGCAGCTTTCGTGAAAAGTTCGGCCTGACTGATGGCATTCTGCCCCGTGGTGGCATCGAGCACCAACAGGGTTTCATGGGGCGCACCGGGGATTTCACGGCCGATGACGCGGTTGATTTTCTCCAATTCCTGCATGAGGTTGGACTTATTCTGCAAACGGCCGGCGGTGTCGATAAGCAGAACATCGATATTGCGGGCCGTGGCCGCCTTCACCGCATCATAGGCAACAGCTGCCGGGTCAGAACCTTCCTCGTGCTTGATGAACTGCGCACCGCTGCGCTGCGCCCATACTTCGAGCTGGTCAATAGCTGCCGCACGGAAGGTATCGGCCGCTGCCAACATAACGGTTTTACCCTGTGCCTTGTAATAAGCTGCCAGTTTGCCAATGGTCGTAGTCTTACCGGCGCCGTTTACACCGATAACCAGATGCACCGTGGGGCCATTTTCAGCCGTGCGGGTAGTATCCTCACCGGCATTGAGAATTTCGGCGATTTCCTTTTCCAGGAAGGGCTTCAAATCTTCGGGGCTGTTGATTTCCTTTTTCTTAATGCCCTTGCGCACAGCCGTCATGAGCTTTTCGGTGGTCTGCACGCCCACATCAGCCATAATCAGCGTTTCTTCCAGTTCATCGAGGAAGTCATCATCGATATCGGCATAGCCGATAACCAGCTTTTCAATCTTATTGGTCAGGTTTTCGCGGGTCTTATTCAGGCCCTTTTTCAATTTATCAAAAAATCCCATCGTTTACTCCTTATTCTACTTCGTCTATTTTTACGGACAGTATCTTGGACACGCCGGCGTCCTCAATGGTGACACCGTAAAGGGTATCCACAGCTTCCATGGTTCCCTTACGGTGGGTTACCACGATGAACTGGGTGTTCTCGGCAAATTCCTTGAGGAAGGAGCCAAA
The Selenomonas ruminantium AC2024 DNA segment above includes these coding regions:
- the ftsY gene encoding signal recognition particle-docking protein FtsY, producing MGFFDKLKKGLNKTRENLTNKIEKLVIGYADIDDDFLDELEETLIMADVGVQTTEKLMTAVRKGIKKKEINSPEDLKPFLEKEIAEILNAGEDTTRTAENGPTVHLVIGVNGAGKTTTIGKLAAYYKAQGKTVMLAAADTFRAAAIDQLEVWAQRSGAQFIKHEEGSDPAAVAYDAVKAATARNIDVLLIDTAGRLQNKSNLMQELEKINRVIGREIPGAPHETLLVLDATTGQNAISQAELFTKAAPISGVVLTKLDGTAKGGVVIGIKSQLSMPVKWIGVGEGIEDLRPFVAEDFAKALFAKE
- a CDS encoding IMP dehydrogenase, encoding MAFYFEEPSHTFGEYLLVPGYSSDKCIPANVSLKTPLVKFRKGEEPKISMNIPMTSAIMQAVSDDNMAIALAKEGGVSFIYGSQSIEDEAAMVSRVKHYKSGFVSSDSNIKPSTTLGEILDLLQDTGHSTMAVTEDGTANGKLLGIVTSRDYRVSRMSMDTPASEFMTAFENLVYAKAEEVTTIGQANDIIWENKLNMLPIIDKNQRLRYMVFRKDYNANKDNELELIDDNKRYIVGAGINTRDYAERVPALIKAGADVLCIDSSEGFSEWQRITLKYIHENFGEDVKVGAGNVVDAEGFRFLAEAGADFIKVGIGGGSICITRETKGIGRGQATALIDVCRERDKYYEETGIYIPVCSDGGIVHDYHMTLALAMGADFLMLGRYFSRFDESPTDKVKVNGTYYKEYWGEGSNRARNWQRYDLGGSKKLSFEEGVDSYVPYAGPLKDNVGTTLAKIRSTMCNCGSLSLPEFRDKAKLTLVSATSIVEGGSHDVILRDRLGRD
- a CDS encoding ribonuclease HII — its product is MIPQKMVKKVVNDLSKYTIKQVEEFFAQGQVTEEFLSACANDTRKAVGTLLRRYQREQADRKRVAELYSFEREFWAKGCEFVAGVDEAGRGPLAGPVSVAAVILPHDLYLPKINDSKKISAKVREELYDEIMAKAIAVKAAFVDAKTIDRVNIYQATINGMYESIFGLEQEANAVLIDAVKLENLNVPSLSIIKGDAKSASIAAASIIAKVNRDRLMDKYDKEYPQYGFAHHKGYGTAEHIAALRQYGPCPIHRQSFEPIRSMVDIEMNVPF
- the ylqF gene encoding ribosome biogenesis GTPase YlqF, with the translated sequence MEKQDIPNLQWFPGHMKKAQRLIEENLKLVDVVIELLDARIPLSSANPMLAEIIKGKPRMIALNKADLADSASTKKWLDYFKSQNVPAVAIDSMKGKGMKQLVKVAEDLARPKTEKFVSKGAKPRAARCMILGIPNVGKSSLINRLAGAVKAKAADKPGVTRAKQWIKIGTNLDLLDTPGILWPKFEDQTVGLKLAFTGAINDDIYDREKVTALLLGIMRRDYPERLAERFKLTGDVPEDGLEILELIGRKRGCLVKGGLVDLEKAQNIVLNEFRAGKLGLVTLDEVPADDSAEDGEKSSE